A window from Toxoplasma gondii ME49 chromosome IX, whole genome shotgun sequence encodes these proteins:
- the POLR3A gene encoding DNA-directed RNA polymerase III RPC1 (encoded by transcript TGME49_306290~Gene product name based on ToxoDB Community Expert Annotation.) codes for MATGDGDKDRRSDSGDEGETEKEGGLRASQRMPARPTEPGESFLDVTMTDYSSSSSSSSSSSSSASSSSSSSSSSSSSSSLTAAHLMQNAQLRSSFLRKEMVEEKSGALMTVDAVQFDVLSGEEISRYSEVEIHNREIYVNMTNTPHPYGVLDLRLGPNKSDSRCQTCGHTLLQCTGHWGYMDLQAPVYHVGYFKYVLQILYCICKTCAALLQPPEQKEKLLLRIRRHQSDPIVKRLLFKRTVEACKKVSKCFECGAPQGVLKRVVKPSLDQFMKIRHVVKSKEGRAMTVEDDLDPLYVKNLLERIRPSECEILDIVSPEKLLLSRLLVPPSCIRPSVTIGEQGTTEDDLTCVLSDIAELNNVLQSHVKAGFHTNQFLGIWEFLQLQCTRLINADAPAVSQLLASKNISKPGRGICQRLKGKEGRFRGNLSGKRVDFSGRTVISPDPNANVYEVVVPEWVAKRLTFPERVNRVNIEVLRAAVLKGCSDWPGACYVNKVDGSKCSLRYANRRQVAENLQIGDVVERHLCNGDVVLFNRQPSLHRMSIMAHRARVMPWRTFRFNECVCSPYNADFDGDEMNLHLPQTHEARAEALYLMGVVNNLVTPKNGEPLIAATQDFLSSSYMLTHKDVFLTRDQFCLICSYFTDGLSRVDLPPPTILKPVELWTGKQVISVLLRPNRNSFVMVNFQLKEREFSAARIPPGEAPFMCPSDAYVIFRHSELVAGCIGKKVLGDAKFGLFFHLIRDNSPAQAAACMGRIAKLSARWFANRGMTIGIDDVTPSPTLLAAKKDILNHGYNLVAQEIQMYKKGALQPHPGCTLEQTLEVRVKSILDDLRNEAGKACNRVLHPLNKPLIMFNSGAKGALINIAQMIACVGQQNVSGQRIQNGFVSRTLPHFPLNCRDAKSRGFVASSFYSGLQPDEFFFHTMSGREGLVDTAVKTAETGYMQRRLMKALEDLSIRYDNSVRTSDGQIVQFVYGDDGLNPAMMEDKNQSMCLDKVFQHISSLLHIKPLHVLPPSSPLCAPASSPAAPNWPEVARDKILPPDSDEVLTALLQRYQQMDIRLVEASQRQASGNVEPPRAVYEIFSRLGASDGGHGKEKRAREDWAKLMKLPRSYRQKLAILLQTAASGNASTSRFCQQVRGNLLAHVAVYEWLPIREQHVPLLPFEILKWSAFLLTRTAEVVPLPLCEHQQVALEEAPTHQSGTERVRLFQDELWAWLERKAADVAEYRESDREKPGLTQDSYDSLLACWRRQGFGIERRQWIVPDCETALQARGVKTKSEAEDPSAAGDEETDMVSRDTWQTPDMSRSFPEFEGHEKGLAPTPGCPGSSSGCRNGDLGLPERKWKFSKHQWVTVRHILEFLRCSWRKYVKAISEAGEAVGAMGAQSIGEPGTQMTLKTFHFAGVASMNVTLGVPRIKEIINAAQKIQTPIIVVPLVNDEDYNYAVMVKNRIEKTLLSECCSYIKEVYAPDGAWLVVKLDQHTIRKLFLDINANTVKDAILRQTAVNKVRITKNSVEIINEWKVRVMPPGGNQIFFQLQALKLGLLNIVLCGHKDVKRGVIKCEQVEQPDKTKKTVYGLAVEGYGLRDVMGTQGVKALQATSNHVMEVAQILGIEAARAVIISEIRKCMDAYSMDIDCRHMTLLGDVMTFRGEVLGINRFGIQKMRASTLMLASFEETNEHLFEAAVHHRADPVKGVSECIIMGKQVSLGTGSFDLLLSQSGAPLASDYGGVLSAYGLPEKHTV; via the exons ATGGCGACTGGCGACGGTGATAAGGATCGGAGAAGTGACTCCGGagatgaaggagagacagaaaaagaaggcggCTTACGAGCGTCACAGAGAATGCCTGCCCGGCCCACAGAACCAGGTGAAAGTTTCCTAGATGTAACCATGACTGActattcttcttcttcctcttcttcctcttcctcttcttcctctgcctcttcttcctcttcctcttcttcttcctcttcttcctcttcgtccttgaCAGCGGCGCATCTCATGCAGAACGCCCAGTTGCGAAGCAGCTTCTTGCGTAAGGAGATGGttgaggagaagagcggtgCTCTCATGACTGTCGATGCAGTCCAGTTCGATGTCctctctggagaggaaaTAAGCAGATACAGTGAAGTTGAGATTCACAACAGAGAAATCTACGTCAACATGACCAACACCCCTCATCCATACGGTGTGCTCGATCTGCGCCTAG GCCCAAATAAAAGCGACAGTCGTTGCCAGACCTGTGGTCACACCCTGCTGCAGTGCACGGGACACTGGGGCTACATGGACTTGCAGGCTCCGGTCTACCATGTGGGGTACTTCAAGTATGTGTTGCAGATCTTGTACTGCATCTGCAAGACTTGCGCGGCGTTGCTCCAGCCGCctgagcagaaggagaagctgctTCTGCGCATTCGCCGGCACCAGTCGGACCCGATCGTCAAGCGGCTGCTCTTCAAGCGGACTGTGGAGGCTTGCAAGAAGGTGTCCAAGTGCTTCGAGTGTGGAGCGCCGCAGGGCGTCTTGAAGCGAGTGGTGAAGCCGAGTCTCGATCAGTTCATGAAGATTCGGCATGTAGTGAAGTCGAAGGAGGGGCGGGCCATGACGGTCGAGGACGACCTGGATCCGTTGTACGTGAAGAATTTGTTGGAGCGCATTCGGCCCAGCGAGTGCGAGATTCTGGACATTGTGTCTCCGGAGAAGCTGCTTCTGTCCAGGCTCTTGGTTCCGCCGAGTTGCATCCGACCGTCGGTGACGATCGGCGAGCAGGGAACGACCGAGGACGACTTGACTTGTGTCTTGTCCGACATCGCCGAGCTGAACAACGTGCTGCAGAGTCACGTCAAGGCAGGGTTCCACACGAACCAGTTCCTCGGAATTTGGGAGTTTCTCCAGCTCCAGTGCACGCGCCTGATCAACGCAGACGCACCGGCGGTCTCGCAGCTCCTGGCGTCGAAGAACATCAGCAAGCCGGGACGCGGGATTTGCCAGCGGCTCAAGGGCAAGGAGGGTCGCTTTCGCGGGAACCTGTCGGGGAAACGTGTGGACTTTTCAGGACGCACAGTCATTTCTCCAGACCCGAACGCAAATGTTTACGAGGTTGTCGTGCCTGAGTGGGTGGCGAAACGTCTGACGTTTCCAGAGCGCGTGAACCGAGTCAACATCGAAGTCCTTCGCGCTGCGGTCTTGAAGGGGTGCTCGGACTGGCCTGGCGCCTGCTACGTCAACAAGGTCGACGGCAGCAAGTGCAGTCTGCGCTACGCGAACCGCCGGCAGGTGGCAGAAAATCTGCAGATCGGCGACGTCGTTGAGCGTCACCTGTGCAACGGCGACGTCGTTCTCTTCAACCGGCAGCCCTCCCTGCACAGAATGAGCATCATGGCGCACCGCGCGCGCGTGATGCCTTGGCGCACGTTCAGGTTCAACGAATGTGTCTGCTCACCCTACAATGCGGACTTTGATGGCGACGAAATGAATCTGCATCTGCCGCAGACGCATGAGGCCCGCGCAGAGGCCCTCTACCTCATGGGCGTCGTCAACAACCTCGTGACACCCAAGAACGGAGAGCCGCTGATCGCAGCGACCCAggacttcctctcctcctcgtacATGCTCACCCACAAAGACGTCTTCCTCACACGCGACCAGTTCTGCCTCATCTGCTCGTACTTCACCGACGGCCTGAGCCGAGTCGACTTGCCGCCCCCAACCATCCTCAAACCGGTCGAACTATGGACCGGCAAACAGGTCATCAGCGTCCTGCTCCGGCCCAATCGCAACAGCTTCGTCATGGTCAACTTCCAACTGAAGGAACGTGAATTCTCCGCAGCCAGAATCCCCCCTGGAGAGGCGCCCTTCATGTGTCCTAGCGACGCCTACGTCATATTCCGCCATTCTGAACTCGTCGCGGGATGCATCGGGAAAAAAGTTCTCGGG GATGCAAAGTTCGGACTCTTTTTCCATTTGATTCGTGATAACTCCCCCGCTCAAGCAGCTGCGTGCATGGGGCGAATAGCCAAACTGTCTGCGCGGTGGTTCGCGAACCGTGGAATGACCATCGGGATCGACGATGTCACCCCGAGTCCGACGCTTCTAGctgcgaagaaagacatTCTGAACCACGGCTACAACCTCGTGGCTCAAGAGATTCAAATGTACAAGAAGGGCGCCCTCCAACCCCACCCGGGATGTACACTGGAGCAGACTCTCGAGGTCCGCGTCAAGTCGATTTTGGATGACCTGCGAAATGAAGCTGGCAAGGCATGCAACCGCGTCCTCCATCCGCTAAACAAACCTCTGATCATGTTCAATTCAGGCGCGAAAGGTGCACTCATCAACATCGCGCAGATGATTGCGTGTGTGGGGCAGCAGAACGTGAGCGGCCAGAGAATCCAGAACGGCTTTGTGTCGCGAACGCTCCCTCACTTCCCGCTCAACTGCAGAGATGCAAAGTCGCGCGGCTTCGTCGCCAGCTCGTTCTACTCTGGACTGCAACCGGACGAATTCTTCTTCCACACCATGTCCGGTCGCGAGGGTCTCGTTGATACTGCCGTCAAGACTGCGGAAACGGGGTACATGCAGAGGCGATTGATGAAG GCTCTGGAAGACCTCTCGATTCGCTACGACAACTCGGTTCGAACAAGCGACGGGCAGATTGTCCAATTCGTCTACGGAGATGACGGCCTAAACCCAGCGATGATGGAAGATAAAAATCAGTCCATGTGTCTCGACAAAGTCTTTCAACAcatctcgtctcttctgcacaTCAAACCTCTCCACGTTCTCCccccctcgtctcccttgtgtgcgcctgcctcttctcccgccgcTCCGAATTGGCCGGAAGTTGCGCGCGACAAAATCCTTCCCCCAGACAGCGATGAGGTCCTCACTGCACTTCTTCAGAGATATCAGCAGATGGATATTCGACTTGTGGAAGCCTCGCAGCGGCAGGCCAGCGGCAACGTGGAACCGCCCAGAGCCGTCTACGAGATATTCTCCCGCCTCGGCGCTTCCGACGGTGGCCacgggaaagagaagagagcccGCGAGGACTGGGCCAAGCTCATGAAGCTGCCGAGGTCCTACAGACAAAAGCTCGCGATCCTCTTGCAGACTGCCGCCAGTGGAAATGCTTCGACCAGTCGGTTCTGTCAGCAG GTTCGCGGGAATCTTCTGGCGCACGTCGCAGTGTACGAGTGGTTGCCGATTCGCGAGCAACACGTACCGCTTCTGCCGTTTGAAATTCTAAAGTGGAGTGCGTTCCTCTTGACGCGAACAGCTGAGGTTGTGCCCCTGCCTTTGTGTGAGCACCAACAAGTTGCTCTCGAGGAAGCACCGACCCACCAGAGCGGGACGGAGCGCGTGCGTCTTTTCCAGGACGAGTTGTGGGCGTGGCTGGAACGGAAAGCCGCAGATGTTGCAGAGTATCGCGAAAGCGACCGCGAGAAACCTGGGCTGACGCAAGACAGCTACGACAGTCTGCTTGCCTGCTGGAGACGTCAGGGCTTCGGCATCGAACGAAGGCAGTGGATAGTGCCCGACTGCGAAACTGCTCTTCAGGCGAGAGGTGTGAAGACTAAGAGCGAGGCGGAAGATCCGTCCGCCGcgggcgacgaagagaccgACATGGTCTCTCGAGACACTTGGCAGACTCCAGATATGTCGCGTTCCTTTCCAGAATTCGAAGGTCACGAGAAGGGTCTTGCCCCGACGCCAGGCTGCCCTGGATCGAGCAGTGGGTGTCGAAACGGCGACCTTGGTCTCCCCGAAAGAAAATGGAAATTCAGCAAACACCAATGGGTCACAGTAAGACACATTCTCGAATTCCTGAGATGCAGCTGGCGGAAATACGTCAAGGCCATCAGCGAAGCTGGAGAGGCTGTCGGAGCCATGGGTGCCCAGTCGATTGGCGAACCAGGCACGCAGATGACGCTCAAGACGTTCCACTTTGCAG GTGTGGCCTCCATGAACGTGACGCTTGGGGTTCCCCGTATCAAGGAAATCATAAACGCAGCGCAAAAGATTCAGACCCCCATCATCGTCGTGCCTCTGGTTAACGACGAGGACTACAACTATGCAGTGATGGTGAAAAATCGAATTGAGAAGACGCTGTTGTCGGAGTGCTGCTCATACATCAAAGAGGTCTATGCGCCCGACGGAGCTTGGCTGGTCGTCAAGCTCGATCAGCACACAATTCGGAAACTCTTCCTCGACATCAATGCAAACACG GTCAAAGATGCCATTCTCAGGCAGACGGCTGTCAACAAAGTTCGCATAACGAAGAACTCCGTGGAGATTATCAACGAGTGGAAAGTGCGCGTAATGCCTCCTGGAGGAAATCAGATCTTCTTTCAACTTCAAGCGCTCAAACTCG GCCTTTTAAACATTGTACTGTGTGGCCACAAGGACGTCAAGAGAGGCGTGATCAAGTGCGAGCAAGTTGAACAGCCCGACAAAACCAAGAAAACAGTGTACGGCCTCGCTGTCGAAGGCTATGGACTTCGAGATGTCATGGGCACTCAGGGTGTTAAGGCTCTTCAGGCCACCTCGAATCACGTGATGGAAGTTGCTCAG ATTCTTGGCATCGAAGCAGCGCGAGCTGTCATTATCAGCGAAATCCGAAAGTGTATGGACGCGTACTCGATGGATATCGACTGTCGACACATGACGCTTCTCGGTGACGTAATGACGTTCAG GGGGGAAGTCCTTGGCATCAACCGCTTCGGCATTCAAAAAATGCGAGCATCCACCCTTATGCTGGCATCCTtcgaagagacaaacgagcACCTGTTCGAGGCTGCCGTCCACCACCGGGCTGACCCAGTCAAAGGTGTCAGCGAATGTATCATCATGGGAAAGCAGGTGTCTCTTGGAACCGGAAGTTTCGATCTGCTGCTTTCGCAATCGGGAGC GCCCTTAGCCAGCGACTACGGTGGAGTGCTATCGGCGTACGGGTTGCCCGAGAAGCATACTGTGTAG